The proteins below are encoded in one region of Pseudomonas sp. SCB32:
- the ubiH gene encoding 2-octaprenyl-6-methoxyphenyl hydroxylase, protein MQRTQLAIIGGGLVGASLALILQTGARERGWQIVLVEPFAPGDAYQPSYDARSSALSFGSRQIYERLGLWQQIAQRAEPISQIHVSDRGRFGSARLTAVEEGVPALGYVVENAWLGQCLWHALDPEVVSWRCPAEVRRMDALGDGYRLTLDDDTQLDCDLAVLADGGRSGLREQLGIGVRASSYGQTALIANVSPSEDHRGQAFERFTENGPLALLPLPDNRCALVWTRNGRDAERLRELSDAAFLAELQDAFGYRLGAFRQVGARHGYPLSLIEAEEQIRPHLVVLGNAAHSLHPIAGQGFNLSLRDAQALGDRLLQEEAAPGDFAVLQRYLDGQRLDQQMTVGFSDRVTRLFSNAQPLLATSRNLGLLGLDLLPPAKRWFARQAMGLGARPV, encoded by the coding sequence ATGCAACGTACGCAACTGGCCATCATCGGTGGCGGACTGGTCGGCGCGAGCCTGGCGCTGATTCTCCAGACCGGTGCCCGCGAGCGCGGCTGGCAGATCGTGCTGGTCGAGCCCTTCGCCCCCGGCGATGCCTACCAGCCCAGCTACGATGCGCGTTCGTCCGCACTGTCCTTCGGCAGCCGACAGATCTACGAACGCCTGGGGCTCTGGCAGCAGATCGCCCAGCGCGCCGAGCCGATCTCGCAGATTCACGTCTCCGACCGTGGCCGCTTTGGCTCCGCACGCCTGACGGCGGTGGAAGAGGGCGTTCCGGCCCTCGGCTACGTGGTGGAGAACGCCTGGCTCGGGCAGTGCCTGTGGCACGCGCTGGACCCGGAGGTGGTGAGCTGGCGCTGCCCCGCCGAGGTGCGGCGCATGGACGCCCTGGGCGACGGCTATCGCCTGACCCTGGACGACGACACGCAGTTGGACTGCGACCTCGCCGTACTGGCCGACGGTGGCCGCTCCGGCCTGCGCGAGCAACTGGGCATTGGCGTGCGCGCCTCGTCCTACGGGCAGACCGCGCTGATCGCCAACGTCAGCCCGTCCGAAGACCACCGCGGCCAGGCCTTCGAACGCTTCACCGAGAACGGCCCGCTGGCCCTGCTGCCGCTGCCGGATAACCGCTGCGCGCTGGTCTGGACCCGCAACGGTCGCGACGCCGAACGCTTGCGCGAACTGTCCGACGCCGCCTTTCTCGCCGAGCTGCAGGATGCCTTCGGCTATCGCCTGGGTGCCTTCCGGCAGGTCGGTGCGCGCCATGGCTACCCGCTGAGCCTGATCGAGGCCGAGGAACAGATTCGCCCGCACCTGGTGGTGCTGGGCAACGCCGCCCACAGCCTGCACCCGATTGCCGGGCAGGGCTTCAACCTGTCGCTGCGCGATGCCCAGGCCCTGGGCGACCGGCTGCTGCAGGAAGAGGCCGCGCCGGGCGACTTTGCCGTACTGCAGCGCTATCTGGACGGCCAGCGTCTGGACCAGCAGATGACCGTCGGCTTCTCCGACCGCGTCACCCGCCTGTTCTCCAACGCCCAGCCGCTGCTCGCCACCAGCCGCAACCTGGGCCTGCTCGGCCTCGACCTGCTGCCGCCGGCCAAGCGCTGGTTCGCCCGCCAGGCCATGGGCCTGGGCGCCCGCCCGGTGTGA
- a CDS encoding 2-octaprenyl-3-methyl-6-methoxy-1,4-benzoquinol hydroxylase: MHADLVIVGAGMVGSALALALEGSGLDILLLDGSPLSVKPFDREAPFEPRVSALSEASRRILQRLHAWDGIAARRAEPYREMQVWDGSGTGQIHFSAASVHAEVLGHIVENRVMQDALMDRLHDSALGLLPGARLDQLRHSGDDWLLTLADGREIRTPLVIAADGANSAVRRLAGCATREWDYLHHAIVTSVRCEKPHLATAWQRFTDDGPLAFLPLAKEGDAHWCSIVWSITPEQAEKIMALDDEGFCAALGRAFEHRLGAIEHADRRLCIPLRQRHAKRYVEPGLALIGDAAHTIHPLAGQGVNLGFLDAAVLAEVILHAYERGENIAEERVLSRYERRRMPHNLAMMAAMEGFQRLFQADPLAVRWLRNAGLRLVDKHHEAKGMFVRQALGLSGDLPTLARV, from the coding sequence ATGCACGCGGATCTGGTAATAGTCGGCGCGGGAATGGTCGGTAGCGCGCTGGCCCTGGCGCTGGAAGGCAGCGGCCTGGACATCCTGCTGCTGGACGGCAGCCCGCTTAGCGTCAAGCCGTTCGACCGCGAGGCGCCTTTCGAACCGCGTGTCAGCGCCTTGTCCGAGGCCAGCCGGCGCATCCTCCAGCGCCTGCACGCCTGGGACGGCATCGCCGCGCGCCGCGCCGAGCCCTACCGCGAGATGCAGGTGTGGGACGGCTCCGGAACCGGGCAGATTCACTTCAGCGCCGCCAGCGTGCATGCCGAGGTGCTCGGCCATATCGTCGAGAACCGCGTGATGCAGGATGCCCTGATGGACCGTCTGCACGACTCCGCCCTCGGTCTGCTGCCTGGCGCCCGCCTGGATCAGCTGCGCCATTCCGGCGACGACTGGTTGCTGACCCTGGCCGATGGCCGGGAAATCCGCACCCCCTTGGTGATCGCCGCCGACGGCGCCAACTCCGCTGTGCGCCGTCTGGCCGGCTGCGCTACCCGCGAGTGGGATTACCTGCACCACGCTATCGTCACCAGCGTGCGCTGCGAGAAGCCGCACCTGGCCACCGCCTGGCAGCGCTTCACCGACGACGGCCCGCTGGCCTTCCTGCCGCTGGCGAAGGAGGGCGATGCGCACTGGTGCTCGATCGTCTGGTCGATCACGCCGGAGCAGGCTGAAAAGATCATGGCGCTGGACGACGAAGGCTTCTGCGCCGCGCTGGGACGGGCCTTCGAGCACCGCCTGGGCGCTATCGAGCATGCCGACCGCCGCCTGTGCATTCCGTTGCGCCAGCGTCACGCCAAGCGCTACGTGGAGCCGGGGCTGGCGCTGATCGGCGATGCCGCGCACACCATTCACCCGCTGGCCGGGCAGGGGGTCAACCTCGGCTTCCTCGATGCCGCCGTGCTTGCCGAGGTGATCCTGCATGCCTACGAGCGCGGCGAGAACATCGCCGAAGAGCGCGTGTTGAGCCGCTATGAGCGCCGCCGGATGCCGCACAACCTGGCGATGATGGCTGCGATGGAAGGCTTCCAGCGCCTGTTCCAGGCCGACCCGCTGGCGGTGCGCTGGCTGCGCAATGCAGGGCTGCGGCTGGTGGACAAGCATCACGAGGCGAAGGGGATGTTCGTGCGGCAGGCGCTGGGGCTTTCCGGCGATCTGCCGACGCTGGCGCGGGTCTGA
- a CDS encoding extracellular solute-binding protein — MLMRKGLLATLLLAALGSTAQAAGEVVVYSSRIDELIKPVFDAYTKATGVKIKFITDKEAPLMARIKAEGANTPADLLLTVDAGNLWQAEKMGILQPFDSPVLDANIPPQYRSSTDSWTGLSLRARTIAYSTERVKPEELSTYEALAGKQWEGRLCLRTAKKVYNQSLTATLIETHGEQKTEEILKGWVSNLGTDVFSDDTALLQAIAAGQCDVGIINTYYYGRLHQEKPELPVKLFWPNQGDRGVHVNLSGIGLTRYAPHPEAAKKLVEWMTGPEAQALFASINQEFPANPKVAPSQEVAAWGAFKADSIAVEVAGKRQAEAIKLMDRAGWN, encoded by the coding sequence ATGCTCATGCGCAAAGGTCTTCTCGCCACCCTCCTGCTGGCCGCCCTCGGCAGCACCGCCCAGGCCGCCGGCGAAGTGGTGGTCTATTCCTCGCGCATCGACGAGCTGATCAAGCCGGTGTTCGACGCCTACACCAAGGCCACCGGGGTGAAGATCAAGTTCATCACCGACAAGGAAGCGCCGCTGATGGCGCGGATCAAGGCCGAAGGCGCCAACACGCCGGCCGACCTGCTGCTCACCGTGGACGCCGGCAACCTATGGCAGGCGGAGAAGATGGGCATCCTGCAGCCCTTCGACTCGCCGGTGCTGGATGCCAACATCCCGCCGCAGTACCGCTCCAGCACCGACAGCTGGACCGGCCTGTCGCTGCGCGCGCGCACCATCGCCTACTCCACTGAGCGGGTGAAGCCCGAGGAGCTGAGCACCTACGAGGCGCTGGCCGGCAAACAGTGGGAAGGCCGCCTGTGCCTGCGCACGGCGAAGAAGGTCTACAACCAGTCGCTGACCGCCACCCTGATCGAAACCCATGGTGAGCAGAAGACCGAGGAAATCCTCAAGGGCTGGGTGAGCAACCTGGGCACCGACGTGTTCTCCGACGACACCGCGCTGCTCCAGGCCATCGCCGCCGGCCAGTGCGACGTCGGCATCATTAACACCTACTACTACGGGCGCCTGCACCAGGAGAAGCCGGAACTGCCGGTGAAACTGTTCTGGCCGAACCAGGGCGACCGTGGCGTGCACGTCAACCTGTCGGGCATCGGCCTGACCAGGTACGCGCCACACCCGGAGGCCGCCAAGAAGCTGGTGGAGTGGATGACCGGCCCGGAGGCGCAGGCGCTGTTCGCCAGCATCAACCAGGAATTCCCGGCGAACCCGAAGGTGGCGCCGTCGCAGGAAGTGGCGGCCTGGGGCGCGTTCAAGGCCGACAGCATCGCGGTGGAAGTCGCCGGCAAGCGCCAGGCCGAGGCCATCAAGCTGATGGACCGCGCCGGCTGGAACTGA
- a CDS encoding iron ABC transporter permease: MFANRWIPVTFPVAALVLLPISVLLLSWAEIDRDIWAHLWDTQLPRLLGNTLVLVGGVGAGVTLLGVSLAWLTSLCAFPGRRWLDWALMLPFAVPAYVLAFVFVGLLDFAGPVQTLLREWFGSGLRLPRVRSTGGVIIVLVLVFYPYVYLLARTAFLAQGRGLTEAARVLGLSPWMAFWRVALPMARPAIGTGLALAVMETLADFGTVSVFNFDTFTTAVYKTWYGFYSLSSATQLASLLLLFVMLVLLGERYSRGRTGVPSERPRGAALYRLHGWKAFAATAWCLLVFACAFVIPVLQLLVWCWQKGRFDLDERYWGLILHSLYLGGLAALLTVAVALLLAFARRLSPTPAVRSAVGLANLGYALPGSVLAVAIMLAFSWLDNQAVIPLSTALGGAGKPLLLGSLGALLVAYLIRFMAVAHGPLEGALARIRPSLPEASRSLGVGGAGLFFRVYLPLLLPGALSAALLVFVDVLKEMPATLLMRPFGWDTLAVRVFEMTSEGEWARAALPALTLVLVGLFPVIGLIRRSARAAGCADR, translated from the coding sequence ATGTTCGCCAACCGCTGGATTCCCGTTACCTTCCCCGTCGCCGCCCTGGTCCTGCTGCCGATCAGCGTGCTCCTGCTGAGCTGGGCGGAGATCGACCGGGACATCTGGGCGCACCTGTGGGATACCCAGTTGCCGCGCCTGCTGGGCAATACGCTGGTGCTGGTCGGCGGTGTCGGTGCCGGGGTGACTCTGCTGGGCGTGAGCCTGGCCTGGCTCACCAGCCTCTGCGCGTTCCCTGGCCGGCGCTGGCTGGACTGGGCGCTGATGCTGCCCTTCGCCGTGCCGGCCTATGTACTGGCGTTCGTCTTCGTCGGCCTGCTGGACTTCGCCGGGCCGGTGCAGACGCTGCTGCGGGAGTGGTTCGGCAGCGGTCTGCGCTTACCACGGGTGCGCTCCACGGGCGGGGTGATCATTGTCCTGGTGCTGGTGTTCTACCCCTACGTCTACCTGCTGGCGCGCACCGCCTTCCTCGCCCAGGGGCGCGGGCTGACCGAGGCGGCGCGAGTGCTCGGGCTGTCGCCGTGGATGGCGTTCTGGCGGGTCGCCCTGCCCATGGCGCGACCGGCCATCGGTACGGGCCTCGCCCTGGCAGTCATGGAGACCCTGGCGGACTTCGGCACCGTCTCGGTGTTCAACTTCGATACCTTCACCACCGCCGTGTACAAGACCTGGTACGGCTTCTACAGCCTCTCCAGCGCGACCCAACTGGCCAGCCTGCTGCTGTTGTTCGTGATGCTGGTACTGCTCGGCGAGCGCTACAGCCGGGGCCGTACTGGTGTGCCCAGCGAACGGCCACGGGGTGCCGCGCTGTATCGCCTGCACGGCTGGAAAGCCTTCGCCGCGACGGCCTGGTGCCTGCTGGTGTTCGCCTGCGCCTTCGTCATCCCGGTGCTGCAACTGCTGGTCTGGTGCTGGCAAAAGGGCCGTTTCGATCTCGACGAGCGCTACTGGGGGCTGATCCTGCACAGCCTCTACCTGGGCGGGCTCGCCGCGCTGTTGACGGTGGCGGTGGCGCTGCTGCTTGCCTTCGCCCGCCGACTGTCGCCCACCCCGGCGGTACGTTCGGCGGTCGGCCTGGCCAACCTCGGCTACGCGCTGCCCGGCTCGGTGCTGGCGGTGGCGATCATGCTGGCCTTCAGCTGGCTGGACAATCAGGCAGTGATCCCGCTGTCCACCGCCCTGGGCGGCGCCGGCAAACCGCTGCTGCTGGGCAGCCTCGGCGCACTGCTGGTGGCCTACCTGATCCGCTTCATGGCGGTGGCCCACGGCCCGCTGGAGGGCGCCCTGGCGCGCATCCGTCCGTCGCTGCCGGAAGCGTCGCGCAGCCTCGGGGTGGGCGGTGCGGGACTATTCTTCAGGGTCTACCTGCCCCTGCTGTTGCCGGGGGCGCTGAGCGCCGCGCTGCTGGTGTTCGTCGACGTGCTCAAGGAAATGCCGGCTACGCTGCTGATGCGCCCCTTCGGCTGGGACACGCTGGCCGTGCGCGTCTTCGAAATGACCAGCGAAGGCGAGTGGGCGCGCGCCGCGTTGCCGGCCCTGACGCTGGTGCTGGTGGGGCTGTTCCCGGTCATCGGCCTGATCCGCCGCTCGGCGCGCGCGGCCGGTTGCGCCGATCGCTGA
- the gcvT gene encoding glycine cleavage system aminomethyltransferase GcvT, translating into MGQRTPLYDLHVALGAKIVDFGGWDMPLHYGSQVEEHHQVRRDCGVFDVSHMTVVDVTGPQAKEYLQRLLANDVERLQTPGKALYSGMLNDRGGVVDDLIVYLGVYGYRVVVNASTRDKDMAWLQAHTEGFDVTLTERADLGMLAVQGPNAREKTAELVTPSRAALIRELKPFQGKADGDWFIARTGYTGEDGLEIMLPAAEAPGFLNELVGAGIAPAGLGARDTLRLEAGMNLYGQDMDEDVTPLAANMGWTIAWEPAERDFIGRQALEAQKAAGDSSKLVGLVLEERGVLRAHQVVRVAGVGDGEITSGSFSPTLGKSIALARVPAATGDRAEVEIRGKWYPVRVVQPNFVRHGKALI; encoded by the coding sequence ATGGGACAGCGCACACCGCTCTATGATTTGCACGTCGCCCTCGGCGCCAAGATCGTCGATTTCGGCGGCTGGGACATGCCGCTGCACTACGGTTCGCAAGTCGAAGAGCACCACCAGGTACGTCGCGATTGCGGCGTGTTCGACGTTTCCCACATGACCGTGGTCGACGTCACCGGTCCGCAGGCGAAGGAATACCTGCAACGACTCCTGGCCAACGACGTCGAACGACTGCAAACCCCGGGCAAGGCGCTGTACAGCGGCATGCTCAACGACCGTGGCGGGGTGGTCGACGACCTGATCGTCTACCTCGGTGTGTACGGCTACCGCGTGGTGGTCAACGCGTCGACCCGCGATAAGGACATGGCTTGGTTGCAGGCCCATACCGAAGGCTTCGACGTCACCCTGACCGAACGCGCCGACCTCGGGATGCTGGCGGTCCAGGGCCCGAACGCCCGCGAGAAGACTGCTGAGCTGGTCACCCCCTCGCGCGCCGCGCTGATCCGCGAACTCAAGCCCTTCCAGGGCAAGGCCGACGGTGACTGGTTCATCGCCCGCACCGGTTACACCGGCGAGGACGGCCTGGAAATCATGCTGCCGGCCGCCGAGGCGCCGGGCTTCCTCAACGAACTGGTCGGTGCCGGCATTGCCCCAGCGGGCCTCGGCGCGCGCGATACCCTGCGCCTGGAAGCCGGGATGAACCTGTACGGCCAGGACATGGACGAAGACGTCACCCCGCTGGCCGCCAACATGGGCTGGACCATCGCCTGGGAACCCGCCGAACGCGACTTCATCGGCCGCCAGGCCCTGGAAGCGCAGAAAGCGGCCGGAGACTCCTCCAAACTGGTCGGCCTGGTGCTGGAAGAGCGCGGTGTGCTGCGCGCTCATCAAGTGGTGCGCGTCGCCGGTGTCGGCGATGGCGAGATCACCAGCGGCAGCTTCTCCCCGACGCTCGGCAAATCCATCGCCCTGGCCCGCGTGCCGGCGGCCACCGGCGACCGCGCCGAAGTGGAAATCCGTGGCAAGTGGTACCCGGTTCGCGTCGTTCAGCCGAATTTCGTGCGTCATGGCAAAGCCCTGATCTAA
- the gcvH gene encoding glycine cleavage system protein GcvH, with protein MSNIPADLRYAASHEWARLEADGTVTVGISDHAQEALGDVVFVELPEVGKTLAAGQEAGVVESVKAASDIYAPVGGEVIAVNDVLADTPEEVNNDPYGSWFFKLKPSNPAELEKLLDAAGYRAASDADA; from the coding sequence ATGAGCAATATCCCCGCCGACCTGCGTTACGCCGCCAGCCATGAGTGGGCGCGCCTGGAAGCCGACGGTACCGTGACCGTGGGCATCTCCGACCATGCCCAGGAAGCCCTGGGTGACGTGGTCTTCGTCGAACTGCCGGAAGTGGGCAAGACCCTCGCCGCAGGGCAGGAAGCCGGTGTAGTCGAGTCGGTGAAGGCCGCCTCGGACATCTACGCCCCGGTAGGCGGCGAAGTCATCGCCGTCAACGACGTACTGGCCGACACCCCTGAAGAAGTGAACAACGATCCGTACGGCTCCTGGTTCTTCAAGCTCAAGCCGAGCAACCCGGCCGAGCTTGAGAAGCTGCTCGACGCCGCCGGCTACCGCGCTGCCAGCGACGCCGACGCGTAA
- the gcvP gene encoding aminomethyl-transferring glycine dehydrogenase, which yields MSNTPSLSQLHQPDAFLARHLGPDAAEQQAMLDALGIASRDDLIVQTVPPAIRLNRPLDLPTALDEQGALAKLKGYAQQNQLWTSLIGTGYYGTLTPTVILRNVLENPGWYTAYTPYQPEIAQGRLESLLNFQQMTIDLTGLDLASASLLDEATAAAEAMALAKRVAKAKSNLFFVDAQCHPQTISVVQTRADAFGFEVVVDEVENLGQHAVFGALLQYPDTRGEIRDLRSLIDALHARQAIACVASDLLALLLLTPPGELGADVVLGSAQRFGVPMGYGGPHAAFFACRDEYKRAMPGRIIGVSKDARGNTALRMALQTREQHIRREKANSNVCTSQVLLANIASLYAVYHGPQGLKRIAQRVHRLTAVLASGLASKGVKLVNQHFFDTLTLDVGTGQQAIVERARAARVNLRIVGEDRLGVSLDETSSAETLASLFDIVLGTGHGLDVAKLDAGQVADGIPADLQRSSGYLSHPVFNRHHSETEMLRYLRQLEGKDLALNQAMIPLGSCTMKLNATSEMIPITWPEFATLHPFVPREQAEGYRLMIEELERWLCAITGFDAICMQPNSGAQGEYAGLLAIRKYHESRGDAHRNICLIPSSAHGTNPASAIMASMRVVIVECDKGGNVDLEDLKRKAEEAGAQLSCLMITYPSTHGVYEEGIREICEVIHAHGGQVYMDGANLNAQVGLARPADIGADVSHMNLHKTFCIPHGGGGPGMGPIGVKKHLAPFVANHPVIRIEGPNPLNGAVSAAPWGSASILPISWMYIAMMGPQLADATEVAILNANYVASRLDGAFPVLYRGRNDRVAHECILDLRPLKAQTGISEEDVAKRLMDYGFHAPTMSFPVPGTLMVEPTESESKHELDRFIEAMLSIRAEIAKVEAGEWPAEDNPLKRAPHTLADVTGLWQRPYEIAEAVTPTEHTRAFKYWPAVNRVDNVYGDRNLFCACVPVDDYRE from the coding sequence ATGTCGAACACCCCTTCGCTTTCCCAGCTGCACCAGCCCGACGCCTTCCTCGCCCGCCACCTGGGGCCCGATGCCGCCGAACAACAGGCCATGCTCGACGCCCTGGGCATTGCCAGCCGCGATGACCTGATCGTGCAGACGGTGCCGCCGGCCATTCGCCTGAATCGGCCGCTGGACCTGCCGACCGCCCTGGACGAGCAGGGCGCGCTGGCCAAGCTGAAGGGGTACGCACAGCAGAACCAGCTGTGGACCAGCCTGATCGGCACCGGCTACTACGGCACCCTGACCCCGACCGTCATCCTGCGCAACGTGCTGGAGAACCCGGGCTGGTACACCGCCTACACGCCGTATCAGCCGGAAATCGCCCAGGGCCGTCTCGAATCCCTGCTGAACTTCCAGCAGATGACCATCGACCTCACCGGCCTCGACCTCGCCAGCGCCTCGCTGCTCGACGAAGCCACCGCCGCCGCCGAGGCCATGGCCCTGGCCAAGCGCGTCGCCAAGGCCAAGAGCAACCTGTTCTTCGTCGACGCCCAGTGCCACCCGCAGACCATCTCGGTGGTGCAGACCCGCGCCGACGCCTTCGGCTTCGAGGTGGTGGTCGACGAGGTGGAGAACCTCGGTCAGCACGCGGTATTCGGTGCGCTGCTGCAATACCCCGATACCCGCGGCGAAATCCGCGACCTGCGCAGCCTGATCGATGCGCTACATGCCCGGCAGGCCATCGCCTGCGTCGCCAGTGACCTGCTCGCGCTGCTGCTGCTCACCCCGCCGGGCGAGCTGGGCGCCGACGTCGTGCTCGGCAGCGCCCAGCGCTTCGGCGTGCCCATGGGCTACGGCGGCCCGCACGCGGCTTTCTTCGCCTGCCGCGACGAATACAAGCGCGCCATGCCGGGCCGCATCATCGGCGTGTCCAAGGACGCCCGTGGCAACACCGCGCTGCGCATGGCGCTGCAGACCCGCGAGCAGCACATCCGCCGCGAGAAGGCCAACTCCAACGTCTGCACCTCGCAGGTACTGCTGGCCAACATTGCCAGCCTGTACGCCGTGTACCACGGCCCGCAGGGCCTGAAACGCATCGCCCAGCGCGTGCACCGCCTGACCGCTGTCCTGGCCTCCGGCCTGGCGTCCAAGGGCGTGAAGCTCGTCAACCAGCACTTCTTCGACACCCTGACCCTGGACGTCGGCACCGGCCAGCAGGCCATCGTCGAGCGCGCCCGCGCCGCCCGCGTGAACCTGCGCATCGTCGGCGAAGACCGCCTGGGCGTGAGCCTGGACGAGACCTCCAGCGCCGAAACCCTCGCCAGCCTGTTCGACATCGTCCTCGGCACCGGCCACGGCCTGGACGTCGCCAAGCTCGATGCCGGCCAGGTCGCCGACGGCATCCCCGCCGACCTGCAGCGCAGCAGCGGCTACCTGAGCCACCCGGTGTTCAACCGCCACCATAGTGAAACCGAGATGCTGCGCTACCTGCGCCAGCTCGAAGGCAAGGACCTGGCGCTGAACCAGGCGATGATCCCGCTGGGCTCCTGCACCATGAAGCTCAACGCCACCAGCGAGATGATCCCGATCACCTGGCCGGAATTCGCCACCCTGCACCCCTTCGTGCCGCGCGAGCAGGCCGAAGGCTACCGCCTGATGATCGAGGAACTGGAACGCTGGCTCTGCGCGATCACCGGCTTCGACGCCATCTGCATGCAGCCCAACTCCGGCGCCCAAGGCGAGTACGCGGGCCTGCTGGCGATCCGCAAGTACCACGAGAGCCGTGGCGACGCGCACCGCAACATCTGCCTGATCCCGTCCTCGGCCCATGGCACCAACCCGGCCTCGGCGATCATGGCGAGCATGCGCGTGGTCATCGTCGAGTGCGACAAGGGCGGCAACGTCGACCTGGAAGACCTCAAGCGCAAGGCCGAGGAGGCCGGTGCGCAGCTGTCCTGCCTGATGATCACCTACCCCTCGACCCACGGCGTGTACGAGGAAGGCATCCGCGAGATCTGCGAGGTGATCCACGCCCACGGCGGCCAGGTGTACATGGACGGCGCCAACCTCAACGCCCAGGTCGGCCTGGCGCGTCCGGCGGACATCGGCGCCGACGTGTCGCACATGAACCTGCACAAGACCTTCTGCATTCCCCACGGCGGTGGCGGTCCGGGCATGGGCCCGATCGGCGTGAAGAAGCACCTCGCGCCCTTCGTCGCCAACCACCCGGTGATCCGTATCGAAGGGCCGAACCCGCTCAACGGCGCGGTGAGCGCCGCGCCCTGGGGCAGTGCCAGCATCCTGCCGATCAGCTGGATGTACATCGCCATGATGGGCCCGCAGCTGGCGGACGCTACCGAGGTGGCGATCCTCAACGCCAACTACGTGGCCAGCCGGCTCGACGGCGCCTTCCCGGTGCTCTATCGCGGCCGCAACGACCGCGTCGCCCACGAGTGCATCCTCGACTTGCGCCCGCTCAAGGCACAGACCGGGATCAGTGAGGAAGACGTGGCCAAGCGCCTGATGGACTACGGCTTCCATGCGCCGACCATGTCCTTCCCGGTGCCCGGCACGCTGATGGTCGAGCCCACCGAGAGCGAATCCAAGCACGAGCTGGATCGCTTCATCGAGGCGATGCTGTCCATCCGCGCCGAGATTGCCAAGGTCGAGGCGGGCGAGTGGCCGGCCGAGGACAACCCGCTCAAGCGTGCGCCGCACACCCTGGCCGACGTCACGGGCCTGTGGCAGCGCCCGTACGAGATCGCCGAAGCGGTGACCCCGACCGAGCATACCCGTGCCTTCAAATACTGGCCGGCGGTGAATCGTGTGGACAACGTCTACGGCGACCGCAACCTGTTCTGTGCTTGCGTGCCGGTGGATGACTACCGCGAGTGA
- a CDS encoding DUF2388 domain-containing protein, producing MHTAKLATVLALLALPVASAMADDFWRDIISSGATTAALYLTFRHDHKLIVAAQDDATTYVASDGAIRGPYLESALTRLRSDNPSLRDRSDMELANAILARGNDAPAH from the coding sequence ATGCACACCGCCAAACTGGCCACCGTACTCGCCCTGCTTGCCCTGCCCGTCGCTTCGGCCATGGCCGATGACTTCTGGCGCGACATCATCTCGTCCGGCGCAACCACCGCGGCGCTCTATCTGACCTTCAGGCACGACCACAAACTGATCGTCGCCGCCCAGGACGATGCCACCACCTATGTCGCCAGCGATGGCGCGATACGTGGCCCCTACCTTGAATCCGCATTGACCCGTCTGCGCAGTGACAACCCCAGCCTGCGTGATCGCAGCGACATGGAACTGGCCAACGCCATCCTGGCTCGCGGCAACGATGCACCTGCCCACTGA
- a CDS encoding DUF2388 domain-containing protein, with protein sequence MRRRFIPAVIAFTLLPLASAMAEDSDFWQSVLTSGATTASSYLTSRNDHKLVGPAQDDAASFIATDGAIRGPYLEAALQQMRTSNPALANASDADLASALLASQR encoded by the coding sequence ATGCGTCGCCGCTTCATCCCCGCCGTCATTGCTTTCACCCTGCTCCCGCTGGCCTCGGCCATGGCCGAAGACAGCGACTTCTGGCAATCGGTCCTGACCTCCGGCGCCACCACCGCGTCGAGCTACCTGACCAGCCGCAACGACCACAAGCTGGTCGGCCCGGCCCAGGACGATGCCGCCAGCTTCATCGCCACCGATGGCGCCATTCGCGGCCCTTACCTCGAGGCCGCGCTGCAGCAGATGCGCACCAGCAACCCGGCACTGGCCAACGCCAGCGACGCCGACCTGGCCAGCGCCCTCCTCGCCAGCCAACGCTGA